The proteins below are encoded in one region of Polypterus senegalus isolate Bchr_013 chromosome 2, ASM1683550v1, whole genome shotgun sequence:
- the LOC120524156 gene encoding olfactory receptor 1052-like, with the protein MSNASVLVSEFVLHCAIEKDKMTFTIVALALIYLVTLFGNLMVIIVVIINPHLHNPMFVYIGTLAVIDMVNSTNVIPRMLAVLLFNATAVPYGPCLLQFSMVYYLSLAEGFLLSVMACDRYLAVVHPLRYPSIATNKMVWLSILLVNILAAAVLAPYVVFATELSFCRTNVLPYCFCDFVTMIHISCTEDPKHLTLLSSTTIVNGFGGLAVCIFSYSRIIVAAMKISSADGKRKAFSTMFTHLLVVFLFYMPLIISYMLPGIGVQLSAEAYNVLVIIAIMVPPMMNPIIYSFRNKEIKSSICRLCTGKRTNPVSQ; encoded by the coding sequence ATGTCCAACGCCAGTGTCCTGGTCTCTGAGTTTGTTCTACATTGTGCAATTGAAAAGGACAAGATGACCTTTACCATCGTTGCCCTGGCTCTCATCTATCTGGTAACGCTCTTTGGAAATCTGATGGTAATTATAGTTGTGATAATAAACCCTCATCTTCACAACCCCATGTTCGTCTACATTGGCACCTTAGCAGTGATCGATATGGTGAACAGCACTAACGTCATCCCTCGAATGCTGGCCGTCCTGCTATTCAATGCCACCGCTGTCCCTTATGGGCCCTGCTTGCTCCAGTTTTCAATGGTGTACTACCTTTCACTGGCTGAGGGCTTTCTTTTATCCGTTATGGCATGTGATCGCTATTTAGCTGTTGTGCACCCCCTAAGGTATCCTTCCATTGCTACAAACAAGATGGTTTGGCTCAGCATCTTACTAGTGAATATATTAGCTGCTGCTGTTCTCGCCCCCTATGTGGTTTTTGCTACAGAGCTTTCATTTTGTCGCACTAATGTCCTACCttactgtttttgtgattttgttacaATGATTCATATTTCTTGTACCGAAGACCCCAAGCACCTCACTCTTTTGTCCAGCACAACAATAGTCAATGGATTTGGAGGCTTAGCAGTCTGTATCTTTTCCTACAGCAGAATTATTGTGGCTGCCATGAAGATCTCTTCGGCAGACGGGAAGAGGAAAGCGTTCAGCACGATGTTCACACACCTTCTGGTGGTCTTTCTTTTCTATATGCCTCTGATCATTTCTTATATGTTGCCAGGAATTGGAGTGCAGCTGTCTGCTGAAGCTTATAATGTGTTGGTCATCATAGCCATTATGGTGCCCCCCATGATGAATCCTATCATTTACAGTTTCAGGAACAAGGAGATCAAAAGCAGCATCTGTAGACTGTGTACCGGGAAACGAACAAACCCAGTCAGCCAGTAA